In the Streptomyces sp. cg36 genome, one interval contains:
- a CDS encoding fatty acyl-AMP ligase produces the protein MHRTLTEAVRAGVEQHPDRLAFVYLHEDGRTTRPEELTYAELDRRARLVAARLRQESRGDPARPVLLLHPPTLEFVTAFLGCFYAGRTAIPAPLPDEPGERLARVGGILKDARVGAVLTQPAHRQALAAWLAAAGEHDVVCLAPEDDGSDPGPWRAPDTRPDDIAFLQYSSGSTSDPKGVMVTHANLAANEEAIHRSMLTGPGVVTGSWLPLYHDMGLIGMTLHPLWMGGTSVQMSPVSFIKQPHRWLRMIHDYRVEGTASPDFGYELCARRTTEEQAEGLDLSCLRVALNGAEPVRATTLRTFADRFAAHGLRREALFPCYGLAENTLLASAGDTTSVHVELDVDVHHLEQHELRPAVAGRPSRTLVGCGRPAGSEVLIADPTTREALAGGRVGEIWLRGPSVARGYWNRPRATDACFRAETADGRPGYLRTGDLGALVDGELYVTGRIKEMLIHHGRNLYPQDIEQAVQESGPALRRGGGAVFTVGDDQRERSYVVVVQEVRPGPGGDLDLPGLAASVQSVLSRRFQLPAAGVVLVRPGAVRKTTSGKTRRTLMRRLFLDGALPVLHQRLEQPLAALVTAPDAPAPHPAPLAAPGR, from the coding sequence ATGCACAGGACGTTGACGGAGGCCGTACGCGCCGGAGTGGAGCAGCACCCCGACCGGCTCGCGTTCGTCTACCTGCACGAGGACGGCCGGACCACGCGGCCCGAAGAGCTCACCTACGCCGAACTCGACCGCCGCGCCCGGCTCGTGGCCGCCCGGCTGCGCCAGGAGTCCCGGGGCGACCCGGCCCGCCCGGTGCTGCTGCTCCACCCGCCGACACTGGAGTTCGTAACCGCCTTCCTCGGCTGCTTCTACGCCGGGCGCACCGCCATCCCCGCCCCGCTGCCCGACGAGCCCGGCGAGCGGCTCGCCCGGGTCGGCGGCATCCTCAAGGACGCCCGCGTGGGCGCGGTCCTCACACAGCCCGCCCACCGCCAGGCGCTCGCCGCGTGGCTGGCCGCCGCCGGCGAGCACGACGTGGTGTGCCTGGCGCCCGAGGACGACGGCTCCGACCCCGGCCCCTGGCGCGCCCCGGACACCCGCCCCGACGACATCGCCTTCCTCCAGTACAGCTCGGGCTCCACCAGCGACCCCAAGGGGGTGATGGTCACCCACGCCAACCTGGCCGCCAACGAGGAGGCCATCCACCGCTCCATGCTCACCGGCCCCGGCGTGGTCACCGGCAGCTGGCTGCCGCTCTACCACGACATGGGCCTGATCGGGATGACGCTGCACCCGCTGTGGATGGGCGGCACCAGCGTCCAGATGTCCCCCGTCTCCTTCATCAAGCAGCCGCACCGCTGGCTGCGGATGATCCACGACTACCGGGTGGAGGGCACCGCCTCGCCCGACTTCGGCTACGAGCTGTGCGCCCGGCGCACCACCGAGGAGCAGGCCGAGGGGCTCGACCTGTCGTGCCTGCGGGTGGCGCTCAACGGGGCCGAGCCGGTGCGCGCCACCACCCTGCGCACCTTCGCCGACCGCTTCGCCGCCCACGGACTGCGCCGCGAGGCCCTGTTCCCCTGCTACGGGCTGGCCGAGAACACCCTGCTCGCCTCGGCCGGGGACACCACCTCCGTCCACGTCGAACTGGACGTGGACGTCCACCACTTGGAGCAGCACGAGCTGCGGCCCGCCGTGGCCGGGCGGCCCTCGCGCACCCTGGTCGGCTGCGGCCGGCCCGCCGGGAGCGAGGTGCTGATCGCCGATCCGACGACCCGGGAGGCGCTGGCCGGCGGCCGGGTCGGCGAGATCTGGCTGCGCGGCCCCTCGGTCGCGCGCGGCTACTGGAACCGGCCGCGCGCCACCGACGCGTGCTTCCGCGCCGAGACCGCCGACGGACGCCCCGGCTATCTGCGCACCGGGGACCTGGGCGCGCTGGTCGACGGGGAGCTCTATGTCACCGGCCGCATCAAGGAGATGCTCATCCACCACGGCCGCAACCTGTACCCGCAGGACATCGAACAGGCCGTGCAGGAGTCCGGGCCCGCCCTGCGGCGCGGCGGCGGCGCGGTGTTCACCGTCGGTGACGACCAGCGGGAGCGCTCGTACGTGGTGGTGGTCCAGGAGGTCCGCCCCGGTCCGGGCGGCGACCTCGATCTGCCGGGCCTGGCCGCCTCGGTCCAGTCCGTGCTGAGCCGGCGCTTCCAGCTCCCCGCCGCCGGTGTGGTCCTGGTGCGTCCCGGGGCGGTCCGCAAGACCACCAGCGGCAAGACCCGGCGCACCCTGATGCGCCGGCTGTTCCTGGACGGCGCCCTGCCCGTGCTCCACCAGCGCCTGGAGCAGCCGCTGGCCGCGCTCGTCACCGCCCCCGACGCTCCCGCCCCGCACCCCGCCCCGCTGGCCGCCCCCGGCCGCTGA
- a CDS encoding MFS transporter yields the protein MTTQLHTRDTGQEPAATHRWWVLGVLVVSLLLAVLDPSILNVALNTLAEPAPQGLGASSGALQWAVDAHPLAFAALLLGTGVLADRGGRRRTLVACLAVLGLCSLWFAHTGGSGELIAARTGLGVGGALVPRGAALADRAVGSFVSAMHTTAPVAAAVTFAGTLVSLFLLPSRARDASAGPAPAARVHHSTEV from the coding sequence GTGACCACTCAGCTCCACACCCGCGACACCGGGCAGGAACCGGCCGCCACCCACCGCTGGTGGGTCCTGGGCGTACTCGTGGTGAGCCTCCTGCTCGCCGTCCTCGACCCCTCGATCCTGAACGTGGCGCTCAACACGCTCGCCGAGCCCGCGCCCCAGGGCCTCGGCGCCTCCTCCGGCGCCCTCCAGTGGGCGGTGGACGCCCACCCCCTGGCCTTCGCCGCCCTGCTCCTCGGCACCGGCGTGCTCGCCGACCGCGGGGGGCGCAGACGCACCCTGGTGGCCTGTCTCGCCGTCTTGGGGCTCTGCTCGCTCTGGTTCGCCCACACGGGCGGCTCCGGCGAACTGATCGCCGCCCGCACCGGGCTCGGCGTCGGCGGCGCGCTGGTCCCGCGCGGCGCGGCGCTCGCGGACCGGGCCGTCGGCTCGTTCGTGTCCGCCATGCACACCACCGCGCCGGTCGCCGCCGCGGTCACCTTCGCGGGCACCCTCGTCAGCCTGTTCCTGCTGCCGTCCCGCGCCCGGGACGCGTCCGCCGGCCCGGCGCCGGCCGCCCGGGTCCACCACTCCACGGAGGTCTGA